Proteins co-encoded in one Desulfitobacterium hafniense DCB-2 genomic window:
- a CDS encoding MFS transporter produces the protein MNEMNRVTRYGIVFAIMFMNFFIPTHGIVATTFAAMAESYPDVSASALTYVTAVVNVAQVVASIGAGVLIGRKLKYKTAGIISLLLFTVAGGFPFLMGEGLSFGALLASRCLFGLGLGAFSPIVNSTIAYLFDKENTRAFMMGAKDVFFSLGATIGNIIAGILCLISWQTTYVFYLFGIIPLVFFVIFYKEPEFVQETKKEKIKIPKTAFYYLFLLLVVMLLTQFCWNYIAFILTDMGYSSAVIGTIVTCFTVGAILGGIAYGFCYRFFKNYILFVAMIMVSLSFIIIYGASSSVSTSLLFVFGIGFFLSGFASVMFTAGIPMSLSLTVPASAIAAAMGLFFAFQNFGSFLASPVGQLFFSIVGQDAPINTIFIFGLVVALIFTVIVFITSTRDAKLAKAQKQEMNSV, from the coding sequence ATGAATGAAATGAATCGCGTCACTCGCTATGGCATCGTATTTGCCATCATGTTCATGAACTTTTTTATCCCAACCCATGGGATTGTGGCGACAACTTTCGCCGCCATGGCCGAATCCTATCCTGATGTTTCCGCCTCTGCTCTTACCTATGTTACTGCCGTTGTGAATGTGGCCCAAGTCGTCGCCTCCATCGGCGCCGGGGTCCTGATCGGCCGCAAATTGAAATACAAGACGGCCGGCATCATCTCCCTGCTTTTGTTTACCGTGGCCGGCGGCTTCCCTTTCCTGATGGGAGAAGGCCTGTCCTTCGGAGCCCTGCTGGCCAGCCGCTGCCTGTTTGGCCTGGGCCTTGGCGCTTTCTCTCCTATCGTCAATTCCACCATTGCCTACCTGTTTGACAAGGAAAACACCCGGGCTTTCATGATGGGGGCTAAAGATGTCTTCTTCAGTCTCGGTGCCACCATCGGCAATATTATCGCCGGGATTCTCTGCCTGATCAGCTGGCAAACCACCTATGTCTTTTATCTTTTCGGCATCATCCCCCTGGTTTTCTTCGTCATCTTCTACAAGGAACCTGAATTCGTCCAAGAAACCAAAAAGGAAAAAATCAAGATCCCCAAGACAGCCTTTTATTACCTCTTTCTCCTCCTCGTCGTGATGCTTCTGACTCAGTTCTGCTGGAACTATATCGCCTTTATTCTCACGGATATGGGCTATTCCAGCGCCGTCATCGGGACGATCGTCACCTGCTTCACTGTTGGGGCGATCTTAGGGGGTATTGCTTATGGCTTCTGCTATCGTTTCTTTAAAAACTATATTCTTTTTGTGGCCATGATCATGGTTTCCCTCAGTTTTATCATTATCTATGGGGCTAGTTCCTCTGTTTCCACCTCGCTCTTGTTTGTCTTCGGCATCGGCTTCTTTCTCTCCGGTTTTGCCAGCGTCATGTTCACGGCCGGCATCCCCATGAGCTTGTCCCTGACCGTTCCGGCCTCGGCGATTGCCGCGGCAATGGGGCTGTTCTTCGCCTTTCAAAACTTCGGCAGCTTCCTGGCTTCGCCGGTCGGCCAGCTCTTCTTCAGTATTGTCGGTCAAGACGCGCCCATTAATACGATTTTCATCTTCGGGCTCGTGGTGGCGCTTATCTTTACGGTTATCGTCTTCATTACCAGCACACGGGACGCTAAACTGGCCAAAGCTCAAAAACAAGAGATGAATTCTGTCTGA
- a CDS encoding sigma-54 interaction domain-containing protein, which produces MQSKSFNLKKFDDVLNQMIVPNLQQAPLWDVDNRPMTKDRWETTVRCKKSLLDGDLDAVMTSEYPRAEIKKVWIESYKLGLRPSDKTHDPEEDMLRNENLMPFAQIVFPTIHDLGDFNKIPIFMNIHDRQGTFFFQKTESGIESYFVQEFLFSNEPREIRKSGLTSHLLCKRSMCPAVLLGPEHYLESDLNINSASAPIFDVSGNLDAIITLAYRETGIPWEKDTAEKVSTILTQVLLLAHRIQTSIRPPAERDIPVGREEIPCPDLINDPPIIVVDPAGTIIGINPAGRRFFPTLPTDGQAGNIRRYLPANSKLLPLIQTQAQTIITEVICSPPATGLYSVQIRPFEAAGRSCSILLFSNAKESGQATAPGKCSPAADCFNSLIGESHAFRNAIDQAVCFANSNGNILLTGESGTGKELFAKAIHNCQDKKGPFVAINCAAIPRELISSELFGYASGSFTGGDRKGRKGKIEMADGGTLFLDEIGDMPYELQAVLLRVLQDKQVTRIGDHVSHQIEFNLITATNRNLKDLMESGQFRPDLFYRISMFPINIPPLRDRKGDIKLLVSYFMNSCGQNNPESLSISNEALQILEEYDWPGNVRQLENVILYMMTIAKSRNCKVLLPEHIPNIVIQSSPPSLAPGEAPDTEKADAYGTIHHVEKVMLEKMLKEFNHDIPLVAEILGVSKSTVYRKIKRYNLA; this is translated from the coding sequence ATGCAATCGAAGTCGTTTAACCTAAAAAAATTCGATGACGTACTGAACCAAATGATCGTTCCCAATCTTCAGCAAGCTCCCCTGTGGGATGTGGACAACCGACCTATGACCAAAGACCGTTGGGAGACCACCGTTCGCTGTAAGAAGTCCCTGCTGGACGGGGACCTCGATGCCGTAATGACCTCTGAATATCCGCGCGCCGAGATTAAAAAGGTTTGGATCGAATCCTATAAGCTGGGCTTACGGCCGTCAGATAAAACCCATGATCCGGAGGAGGATATGCTGAGAAACGAAAATCTCATGCCCTTTGCCCAGATTGTCTTTCCGACGATCCATGACCTCGGAGATTTCAATAAGATCCCCATCTTTATGAACATTCACGACCGGCAGGGTACGTTCTTTTTTCAAAAAACAGAAAGCGGTATCGAGTCTTATTTTGTTCAGGAGTTTCTTTTTAGCAATGAACCCAGAGAAATCCGCAAGAGCGGACTGACTTCCCATCTGCTCTGTAAACGCTCCATGTGTCCGGCAGTACTGCTGGGACCGGAGCATTATCTGGAGAGCGACCTCAATATCAACAGTGCTTCCGCACCGATTTTTGACGTGAGCGGCAATCTCGATGCCATCATTACCCTGGCTTACCGGGAAACGGGAATTCCCTGGGAAAAAGATACCGCGGAGAAAGTGTCCACCATCCTGACTCAAGTGCTGTTGTTGGCACACCGGATTCAGACCAGTATCCGCCCCCCTGCCGAGAGAGACATCCCTGTTGGCCGGGAAGAAATCCCTTGCCCCGACCTGATCAACGATCCCCCCATTATTGTCGTCGACCCGGCAGGAACGATCATCGGCATTAATCCGGCAGGCCGCCGCTTTTTTCCCACCCTGCCGACCGATGGTCAAGCCGGCAATATTAGAAGGTATCTTCCTGCCAATTCCAAACTCCTTCCCCTTATCCAAACCCAGGCACAAACGATCATTACCGAAGTGATTTGTTCCCCGCCGGCCACCGGCCTTTATTCTGTTCAGATCAGGCCTTTTGAAGCGGCAGGCAGATCCTGTTCGATCCTGCTTTTTTCCAATGCCAAAGAGTCCGGCCAAGCTACGGCTCCGGGCAAATGCTCACCGGCTGCCGACTGTTTCAACAGTTTGATTGGCGAGAGTCATGCTTTCCGCAACGCCATTGATCAGGCTGTGTGTTTCGCCAACTCAAATGGAAATATCCTGCTGACCGGGGAAAGCGGTACCGGCAAAGAATTGTTTGCCAAAGCCATTCACAACTGTCAGGATAAAAAAGGGCCGTTTGTGGCCATCAACTGTGCGGCAATCCCTCGTGAGCTGATCAGCAGTGAACTGTTTGGTTATGCTTCCGGTTCTTTTACCGGCGGGGACAGGAAAGGGCGGAAGGGAAAAATCGAAATGGCTGATGGGGGTACGTTATTTTTGGATGAAATCGGCGATATGCCCTATGAACTTCAAGCTGTCTTATTGCGTGTTCTCCAGGACAAGCAGGTAACGCGGATCGGCGATCACGTCTCCCATCAAATTGAATTCAATTTGATCACGGCCACCAACCGTAACCTTAAGGATTTGATGGAGAGCGGTCAGTTTCGCCCCGACCTCTTCTACAGAATCTCCATGTTCCCCATCAACATCCCGCCGTTACGGGACCGAAAGGGGGATATCAAGCTGCTTGTCTCCTATTTCATGAACAGCTGCGGGCAAAACAATCCGGAGTCTCTGTCCATCTCCAATGAAGCGCTCCAGATCCTGGAGGAATACGATTGGCCAGGCAATGTACGGCAACTGGAGAATGTAATCCTGTATATGATGACGATAGCCAAAAGCCGGAATTGCAAGGTTCTCCTGCCGGAACATATCCCGAATATTGTCATCCAGTCATCTCCACCGTCCCTTGCGCCGGGAGAAGCTCCAGATACTGAAAAGGCGGATGCTTATGGCACGATTCATCATGTGGAAAAAGTCATGCTGGAAAAAATGCTGAAAGAATTTAATCATGATATTCCGTTAGTGGCTGAAATATTAGGGGTAAGCAAATCAACAGTCTACCGCAAGATTAAAAGATATAATCTGGCCTAA
- a CDS encoding cobalamin B12-binding domain-containing protein gives MIDLQKFTQSIGDLDENAVIEALNEFVAANPTEEEAQALVIACQNGMAIVGDLYEKNEYYVGDLIFSGEILSSALDILKPVLGTGNRAKAGSIVLGTVEGDLHDIGKNIFKGMAEAAGFEVYDLGIDQSPSAFVKKVSEVKPAIVGMSGVLTLALDSMKHVVDALEKAGLRKDLKVIIGGNPVTEIACRHIGADAFTVNAAEGVKICQGWTAQQPGDH, from the coding sequence ATGATTGATTTGCAAAAGTTTACTCAATCTATTGGGGATTTGGATGAAAATGCGGTAATAGAGGCTCTGAATGAATTTGTTGCCGCCAATCCCACGGAAGAAGAAGCTCAAGCCCTCGTAATCGCCTGTCAGAATGGTATGGCCATCGTGGGGGACCTGTATGAGAAGAATGAGTATTATGTGGGCGATCTTATCTTTTCAGGAGAGATTTTATCCTCTGCACTGGATATTTTAAAACCCGTTTTAGGAACAGGCAACAGGGCTAAGGCCGGTTCGATTGTCTTAGGCACCGTCGAAGGAGATTTGCATGATATCGGCAAGAATATTTTTAAAGGGATGGCGGAAGCGGCAGGTTTTGAGGTTTATGACTTGGGAATAGATCAGTCTCCCAGTGCTTTTGTCAAGAAAGTCAGCGAGGTTAAGCCGGCGATTGTAGGTATGAGCGGTGTTTTAACTCTGGCCTTGGATTCCATGAAGCACGTCGTGGATGCCCTTGAGAAAGCCGGGTTGCGAAAGGATCTGAAAGTGATTATTGGCGGCAATCCGGTTACGGAGATTGCCTGCAGGCATATTGGCGCAGATGCCTTCACGGTTAATGCCGCGGAAGGGGTAAAGATCTGCCAAGGCTGGACAGCTCAGCAGCCAGGAGATCATTGA
- a CDS encoding methyltetrahydrofolate cobalamin methyltransferase has product MIIIGEKINGTIPNVKQAIETKNEGFIHDLAMKQGQAGAAYIDVCAGTAPELEAETLAWLIDIVQQATDTPIAIDSPNPKAIEAVFNCVKHPGLINSVSLEGDKCDVIFPLIKGTPWQTVALTCDNAGIPKDVQSRVKIAGAIVEKAQAYAITPDKIHIDPLVTALSADNQSLLNFAAAARKVKELYPDIKVTSGLSNISFGMPLRKIMNQNFLALAMFAGMNSAILDPLNRDIIATILAVEALLGQDRHCRNYANAYRQNKIGPVKAAAD; this is encoded by the coding sequence TTGATTATTATCGGCGAAAAAATTAATGGCACAATTCCCAATGTTAAACAGGCCATTGAGACAAAAAACGAGGGATTTATCCATGATCTGGCTATGAAGCAAGGGCAAGCCGGCGCAGCTTATATTGATGTTTGTGCAGGTACTGCCCCCGAACTTGAAGCTGAAACACTGGCATGGCTGATCGACATTGTGCAGCAGGCAACGGATACCCCTATTGCTATCGACAGCCCTAACCCCAAGGCGATTGAAGCCGTTTTCAACTGCGTTAAGCATCCGGGGCTGATCAACTCAGTGTCTTTAGAGGGCGACAAATGCGACGTCATTTTTCCCTTGATCAAGGGGACCCCATGGCAAACGGTGGCGTTAACCTGTGATAATGCCGGAATCCCCAAAGATGTCCAAAGCCGGGTGAAGATTGCCGGGGCGATCGTTGAAAAAGCTCAAGCTTATGCTATCACCCCTGACAAAATTCATATTGACCCCTTGGTGACCGCCTTGTCGGCGGACAATCAGTCCCTGCTAAACTTCGCCGCGGCTGCCCGAAAAGTCAAGGAGCTTTACCCTGATATTAAAGTAACTTCCGGCTTGAGCAATATTTCCTTTGGTATGCCGCTCAGGAAAATCATGAACCAGAACTTCTTGGCCCTTGCGATGTTTGCGGGAATGAATTCGGCGATCTTAGATCCCTTAAACAGAGATATCATAGCCACGATCCTGGCTGTTGAAGCATTGCTGGGACAAGATCGCCACTGCCGCAATTATGCTAATGCTTATCGTCAGAACAAGATCGGGCCAGTAAAAGCGGCGGCTGATTGA
- a CDS encoding molybdopterin-dependent oxidoreductase translates to MSDIKTTIKTLGFCGPCTASDPAEIDVKDGKILRTRPFRYTDHAPKEGLNAWTIKARGKEFRAKEKSEISPFALAYKQRVYSPNRILYPLKRVDFDPNGERNIQNRGKSKYVRISWDEATDIIAREVLRIKEKYGMNSIFVQSDGHHAVKTIHGPRGTQGALLDILGGYTLQARNPDSWEGWYWGAKHIWGQDPVGQGNQNNLFLDVARNSDMVLFWGCDVVTTPWGWGGHFPSRYCFFLRDIGVRQIYICPDVNYGCAVHGNKWIPVLPNTDSALQLAIAHTWIKEDLYDQEYIATHAVGFGTFVNQVMGRDDGIEKTPEWAETVCGVPARTIKALARSWAKQNTSIAHCNGGSFIRSTYSHEPARLEVALLGMQALGKPGRNQLKMMEYQLFSLDSQMPAPRAQFIPDLVSILFPYAADTRESLVTETLVPEALAGDYSRENPLTWYGCTCAGVPVEDQFRKIEYPAPGCERIHMVWTDSPKWTSSWNGGFKFMDALHSEHIECVVAQHIWMEDDCLLADIILPVNTKFEEYDINCDITSGNYNMLLIEEQSIPPLGESKSDYECAMAVAEKLGVLQELTGGESIADKVKKGFMNSGVQDYISFEEFKEQKCYVVPAAEDWEEDVAGFYAFYSDPENFPLTTPSGKLEYYSQRLAESFPEDTERGPYPKWIEKGETHPDERLSTPRSESYPFLLVSNHPHWRLHSQMDDCAWFREIKTCKVKGPDGYAYEPVWINPVDAQKLNIKSGDIVKLFNEGGWVLGGAYVTERIRPQVVLQDHGARIDPIVLGESDRGGSNNLIAPKKITSKNCAGEVTSGYLVGIEKVDVFELAQRYPEAFSRKYDPETGVIVDAWLAE, encoded by the coding sequence ATGTCGGACATCAAAACAACCATCAAGACCCTCGGTTTCTGTGGACCTTGTACCGCTTCCGACCCGGCGGAAATCGATGTGAAAGACGGAAAAATTCTGCGCACACGTCCTTTCCGTTATACGGACCATGCCCCCAAGGAAGGGCTCAACGCCTGGACCATCAAGGCCCGCGGCAAGGAATTCCGCGCGAAAGAGAAATCCGAAATTTCCCCCTTTGCCCTGGCCTATAAACAGCGGGTCTATTCGCCCAACCGTATTTTATACCCGCTGAAGCGGGTGGATTTTGATCCCAACGGGGAAAGAAACATCCAAAACCGCGGCAAATCCAAATACGTGCGGATTTCCTGGGATGAAGCCACCGATATCATCGCCCGGGAAGTGCTGCGCATCAAAGAAAAATACGGGATGAATTCGATCTTCGTCCAATCCGACGGGCATCATGCGGTCAAGACCATCCATGGCCCCCGCGGAACCCAAGGCGCCCTGCTGGATATTTTAGGCGGTTATACCCTGCAGGCCCGCAACCCGGACAGCTGGGAAGGCTGGTATTGGGGTGCCAAGCATATCTGGGGTCAGGATCCCGTTGGGCAGGGCAATCAGAACAATCTGTTTCTGGATGTAGCCCGAAATTCGGATATGGTCCTGTTCTGGGGCTGCGATGTGGTGACTACCCCCTGGGGCTGGGGCGGGCACTTTCCCAGCCGTTACTGCTTCTTCCTGCGGGATATCGGGGTGCGCCAGATATACATCTGCCCGGACGTCAACTACGGCTGCGCGGTGCACGGCAACAAGTGGATTCCGGTTCTGCCCAACACCGACTCGGCCTTACAATTGGCTATCGCCCACACCTGGATTAAAGAGGACCTTTATGATCAGGAGTATATCGCCACCCACGCCGTTGGCTTTGGGACCTTTGTCAATCAGGTCATGGGGCGGGACGATGGCATAGAGAAAACGCCGGAATGGGCGGAAACCGTGTGTGGCGTTCCGGCCCGGACCATCAAAGCCCTAGCCCGCTCCTGGGCCAAACAAAATACCTCCATCGCCCACTGCAACGGCGGCTCATTTATCCGTTCCACTTATTCCCATGAACCGGCGCGGCTGGAGGTGGCCCTGCTGGGCATGCAGGCTCTGGGCAAACCGGGGCGCAACCAGCTGAAGATGATGGAATACCAGCTTTTCAGCCTGGATTCCCAGATGCCCGCCCCCCGGGCCCAATTCATTCCGGATTTGGTTTCCATCCTCTTCCCCTATGCCGCCGATACCCGGGAATCCTTAGTTACGGAAACACTGGTCCCGGAAGCCCTGGCCGGCGATTATTCCCGAGAGAATCCCCTCACCTGGTACGGCTGCACCTGTGCGGGGGTTCCGGTAGAAGATCAATTCCGAAAAATTGAGTACCCGGCTCCGGGCTGCGAACGCATCCACATGGTCTGGACCGACTCCCCCAAATGGACTTCTTCCTGGAACGGCGGCTTTAAATTTATGGACGCCCTCCACAGCGAGCACATCGAATGTGTGGTGGCCCAGCATATTTGGATGGAAGACGATTGTCTGCTGGCCGATATTATTCTCCCGGTCAATACGAAGTTTGAGGAGTATGATATCAACTGCGACATCACTTCCGGCAATTACAACATGCTGCTCATCGAAGAACAATCCATCCCCCCTTTGGGTGAATCCAAAAGCGATTATGAATGCGCCATGGCCGTGGCCGAAAAGTTGGGAGTGCTCCAGGAACTGACCGGCGGTGAATCCATCGCGGATAAAGTCAAAAAAGGCTTTATGAACTCGGGTGTCCAGGATTACATCAGCTTTGAGGAGTTTAAGGAACAGAAGTGCTACGTGGTTCCGGCAGCGGAAGACTGGGAAGAGGATGTGGCCGGCTTTTATGCTTTCTACAGCGATCCGGAGAATTTTCCCCTTACCACACCCAGCGGCAAGCTGGAATACTATTCCCAGCGTCTGGCTGAATCCTTCCCTGAGGATACGGAGCGGGGACCCTATCCCAAGTGGATCGAAAAAGGCGAGACCCATCCGGATGAACGCTTAAGCACGCCCAGGTCTGAAAGCTATCCATTCCTCCTGGTGTCCAACCACCCACACTGGCGGCTGCATTCCCAAATGGACGACTGCGCCTGGTTCCGGGAGATCAAGACCTGCAAAGTCAAAGGTCCCGACGGTTATGCCTATGAGCCGGTCTGGATCAACCCCGTGGACGCGCAAAAACTTAACATCAAATCAGGCGACATCGTTAAGCTTTTCAACGAGGGAGGCTGGGTTCTTGGGGGGGCTTACGTCACGGAGCGCATCAGACCCCAGGTCGTTCTCCAGGACCACGGCGCCAGAATCGACCCCATTGTGCTGGGAGAAAGCGACCGGGGCGGTTCCAACAATCTCATCGCCCCGAAAAAGATCACTTCTAAAAATTGTGCCGGGGAAGTCACCAGCGGTTATTTGGTCGGGATCGAAAAGGTGGATGTCTTCGAATTGGCCCAACGCTACCCGGAGGCCTTTTCCCGCAAGTATGATCCTGAAACCGGTGTGATTGTCGACGCCTGGCTGGCAGAATAA
- a CDS encoding 4Fe-4S dicluster domain-containing protein, which translates to MKVFIVDMERCNGCYGCQIACKDEHVGNAWPPYALPQPNTGQFWMRVKEKDHGQVPKVTVEYTPWPCMHCDKPACLEAVPEAGYKREDGLVILDPEKVKGKKEIVEACPYQAIFWNEELAIAQKCTGCAHLVDAGKLPHCVDLCATGGLRFGEEEEFAQEIARAETMLPASGCRPRVYYLNLPKLFLAGEVWDPQANEIIEGATVSLTFPGGETLTTETDDFGDFWFRKLEAGMYFLSIEAEGYAPVEKTGIRLNESLNLGDFPLKKPGAL; encoded by the coding sequence ATGAAAGTATTTATCGTGGACATGGAACGATGCAATGGCTGCTACGGCTGCCAGATTGCCTGCAAAGACGAACATGTGGGCAATGCCTGGCCGCCCTATGCCCTGCCCCAGCCCAATACAGGTCAGTTCTGGATGCGGGTCAAAGAAAAAGACCACGGGCAGGTGCCCAAAGTGACGGTGGAATACACCCCCTGGCCCTGTATGCACTGCGACAAGCCGGCCTGCCTGGAAGCGGTACCGGAAGCGGGCTATAAACGGGAAGACGGTCTGGTCATTCTTGATCCGGAAAAGGTTAAAGGCAAGAAGGAAATTGTCGAGGCCTGCCCCTATCAGGCCATCTTCTGGAATGAAGAGTTAGCTATCGCCCAGAAGTGTACCGGCTGCGCCCACCTGGTGGATGCCGGGAAGCTTCCCCACTGTGTGGACCTGTGCGCCACCGGGGGTCTGCGCTTCGGGGAGGAGGAAGAGTTTGCCCAGGAGATTGCCAGGGCAGAGACCATGCTGCCGGCAAGCGGCTGCCGTCCCCGCGTCTATTATCTGAACCTGCCGAAACTCTTCCTGGCCGGCGAAGTATGGGACCCGCAAGCCAACGAAATTATTGAGGGTGCCACGGTCAGCCTGACCTTCCCCGGCGGTGAAACTCTGACGACTGAAACTGATGATTTCGGGGATTTTTGGTTCAGGAAGCTGGAGGCGGGCATGTATTTCCTAAGTATTGAAGCCGAGGGTTATGCCCCTGTAGAGAAGACCGGAATTAGATTAAATGAAAGCCTGAATCTGGGGGATTTCCCCCTGAAGAAGCCGGGAGCCCTGTGA
- a CDS encoding oxidoreductase produces MAQYGLLIDNEYCTGCHSCEVACKNEKMLPLGQWGIKLLELGPWQLMDDKHWEHRYIPVPTQYCDLCEDRVAGGGQPSCVLHCLASAMEFGPLEELTAKMAAKGRQASIFIP; encoded by the coding sequence ATGGCACAATACGGACTGTTGATTGACAATGAATACTGCACTGGTTGCCACAGCTGTGAAGTGGCCTGTAAAAATGAAAAAATGCTGCCCCTGGGTCAGTGGGGCATCAAACTTCTGGAGCTCGGCCCCTGGCAGCTGATGGATGACAAGCACTGGGAGCACCGCTACATCCCTGTTCCCACCCAATACTGCGACCTCTGTGAGGACCGTGTCGCCGGCGGGGGGCAGCCTTCCTGTGTCCTGCACTGCCTGGCCAGCGCCATGGAATTCGGCCCGCTGGAGGAACTGACCGCAAAAATGGCCGCCAAAGGCCGCCAGGCCTCAATCTTTATTCCCTGA
- a CDS encoding methyl-accepting chemotaxis protein, which yields MMNLAVQSDEELLAGYAAILSRLKELIKEDLMVLITDKTHILYFYPGYKLNASNMQLVGLELPADDDLGRCVRTGESNTELRPKEAFGVPFLAMTAPIHNSRGEIIGCVSIGRSMEKEANLEEASQSLAASLQEVNAGLQEIASGSQILSSKINSVVQSANDSAVKIKEVNQVIRAIADVSAHSNLLGLNAAIEAARAGEQGKGFAVVAEEMRTLARQSKDSAKMVTEILTQMKDSIESIIWEVDQIGGIAGNQAASTQEITAALEEISENSQTLVEHAKIKIENR from the coding sequence ATGATGAACCTAGCTGTGCAAAGTGATGAAGAATTATTGGCAGGTTATGCCGCAATATTATCACGACTGAAAGAACTGATCAAAGAAGACCTGATGGTACTAATAACCGATAAAACTCATATTCTTTATTTTTATCCCGGATACAAACTGAATGCTTCCAACATGCAACTGGTCGGCCTTGAATTGCCTGCGGACGATGATCTCGGCCGGTGTGTGAGGACCGGAGAATCCAATACGGAATTACGCCCCAAAGAAGCATTTGGTGTTCCTTTCTTAGCTATGACGGCCCCCATTCATAATAGCCGGGGGGAAATCATCGGCTGTGTATCGATTGGGCGGAGTATGGAAAAAGAGGCCAATCTGGAGGAAGCATCACAGAGCCTGGCCGCCAGCCTCCAGGAAGTGAACGCCGGCCTGCAGGAGATCGCCTCAGGCTCCCAGATACTTTCGTCTAAAATTAACAGCGTGGTCCAATCGGCCAATGACTCTGCGGTAAAAATTAAAGAAGTCAATCAAGTCATCCGTGCCATTGCCGATGTATCCGCCCATTCCAACCTGTTGGGGTTAAACGCCGCCATTGAAGCCGCACGTGCCGGAGAACAAGGGAAGGGCTTCGCCGTTGTGGCTGAGGAGATGCGGACCCTTGCCAGGCAAAGTAAAGATTCGGCAAAAATGGTTACAGAAATACTTACCCAAATGAAAGATTCCATAGAAAGCATCATCTGGGAAGTTGATCAAATCGGTGGTATTGCCGGAAATCAGGCGGCATCTACCCAAGAGATTACAGCTGCCCTTGAGGAAATAAGCGAAAATTCCCAAACCTTAGTAGAACACGCTAAGATTAAGATCGAGAACCGCTGA